In a genomic window of Victivallis lenta:
- a CDS encoding prepilin-type N-terminal cleavage/methylation domain-containing protein has product MKKRTFTLIELLVVIAIIAILASMLLPALNQARGAAKGSSCKNNLKQITGAVSMYCNDFGVLPLAVPPWSWDGREQWHAKLDKLYLGGAYWEKNSFSSTTNRPSVKLWDCPGRTMKLGDNINTLNKENYGTGGYGANTGIIRHHKDGAEGSPFHVVVRPGRIKQASVCPTILETTHYVGQWEWLRNVNTFGLFRFEHGNSGNMAFLDGHVASVLRRPGLWNDNWLNGQFPGKGYVWWGTNLWDKNNANKFD; this is encoded by the coding sequence CGTCATTGCGATCATCGCGATTCTCGCCTCGATGCTGCTGCCGGCGCTGAACCAGGCGCGCGGCGCCGCAAAGGGTTCCAGCTGCAAGAACAACCTGAAGCAGATCACCGGCGCCGTTTCGATGTACTGCAACGATTTCGGCGTGCTGCCGCTGGCGGTTCCGCCGTGGAGCTGGGACGGCCGCGAACAGTGGCACGCCAAGCTCGACAAGCTTTACCTCGGCGGAGCATATTGGGAGAAAAACTCTTTTTCATCTACCACGAATCGCCCGTCGGTTAAGTTGTGGGATTGTCCCGGCCGCACAATGAAACTGGGAGACAACATCAATACGCTGAACAAGGAGAACTACGGCACCGGCGGATATGGAGCGAATACCGGCATCATCCGGCATCACAAGGATGGCGCGGAGGGCTCCCCGTTCCATGTCGTAGTCCGTCCCGGCCGGATCAAGCAGGCGTCGGTCTGCCCGACCATCCTCGAAACGACCCATTATGTCGGTCAGTGGGAATGGCTTCGGAATGTGAATACCTTCGGGCTTTTCCGCTTCGAACACGGCAATTCCGGCAATATGGCCTTTCTCGACGGGCATGTCGCCTCCGTACTGCGCCGCCCCGGCCTCTGGAACGACAACTGGCTGAACGGCCAGTTCCCGGGGAAAGGATATGTCTGGTGGGGGACGAACCTCTGGGACAAGAACAATGCGAACAAGTTCGACTGA